Proteins co-encoded in one Cricetulus griseus strain 17A/GY chromosome 1 unlocalized genomic scaffold, alternate assembly CriGri-PICRH-1.0 chr1_1, whole genome shotgun sequence genomic window:
- the LOC100769653 gene encoding olfactory receptor 11H6: MISARNTSNTVSYFILLGFPCRREIQIFLFSIFFMVYILTLLGNMAIVYAVHWDHRLHTPMYILLANFSFLEICYVNSDVPNMLVNFLSITKTISFTRCLLQLYFFFSLGTTECLFLSIMAYDRFLAICRPLHYPTVMTIRFCGSLVIFCWVYGFLWFLIPVVLITQLPFCGPNVIDDFLCDLGPLLDLVSVCVPIPGTVLICGTMSSLLIFATFFYIIGSYTLVLRAVIQMPSASGSKKAFSTCSSHLAVVTLFYGSVMITYVSPGSGQAKGMQKFTTLFYSVLTPFFNPMIYSLRNKEMKDALKKVMGCS, from the coding sequence ATGATCTCAGCCAGAAATACCTCCAATACTGTGAGTTACTTCATTCTCTTAGGCTTCCCTTGCCGAAGAGAAATACAGatcttccttttctccatattCTTTATGGTTTACATTTTGACTTTGCTTGGAAATATGGCGATTGTATATGCAGTGCACTGGGATCACCGACTCCACACCCCCATGTACATTCTGCTGGCCAACTTCTCCTTCCTAGAGATATGCTACGTCAACTCTGACGTGCCCAACATGCTGGTCAACTTCCTCTCCATAACCAAAACCATCTCCTTCACTCGATGCTTACTCCAGTTGTACTTCTTCTTCTCCCTGGGCACAACTGAATGTCTATTTCTCTCTATCATGGCCTATGACAGGTTCCTGGCAATCTGCCGCCCCCTGCACTACCCTACTGTCATGACCATTAGGTTCTGTGGCAGCCTGGTCATATTTTGTTGGGTCTATGGGTTCCTCTGGTTTCTTATTCCAGTGGTGCTCATTACTCAACTGCCATTTTGTGGCCCAAATGTGATTGATGACTTTCTTTGTGACCTCGGCCCCTTGTTGGACCTAGTTTCAGTCTGTGTCCCAATCCCAGGCACTGTTCTCATCTGTGGCACTATGAGCTCTCTCCTTATCTTTGCCACATTTTTTTACATTATTGGTTCATATACCTTAGTGCTGAGGGCCGTTATACAGATGCCCTCTGCTTCTGGCTCAAAGAAGGCGTTCTCCACCTGCTCATCACACCTGGCTGTTGTAACTCTGTTTTATGGCTCAGTCATGATAACATATGTAAGTCCAGGATCAGGACAAGCGAAGGGCATGCAAAAGTTCACAACTTTGTTCTACTCAGTTTTGACTCCTTTCTTCAACCCCATGATCTACAGCCTccgaaataaagaaatgaaagatgccTTGAAAAAAGTTATGGGATGTTCCTAG